One window of the Lytechinus variegatus isolate NC3 chromosome 3, Lvar_3.0, whole genome shotgun sequence genome contains the following:
- the LOC121410666 gene encoding protein BTG1-like, producing the protein MYLGLGLPPTMKREVYSAVNFVAKLLQTTNRNVDPGLVDNFSRVLVNCLCERFDTHWFPEKPFKGSAYRCVRITQLGMDPVLVKAGEAVGMSTEVLYNLLPHELTVWIDPAEVSYRIGEEGSICVLYDGSDDEDSSSSSSSSNMSDLSSSPPQYSQELFSTSATDFDFNFNSPIPAFH; encoded by the coding sequence ATGTATCTCGGCTTGGGGCTTCCACCTACAATGAAAAGAGAGGTATACAGTGCAGTTAATTTTGTGGCGAAACTACTACAGACCACCAACAGAAATGTCGACCCTGGTCTAGTGGACAATTTCAGCCGTGTTCTTGTGAACTGTCTCTGTGAGAGGTTCGACACTCACTGGTTTCCAGAAAAGCCCTTCAAAGGCAGTGCTTACAGGTGTGTGAGGATCACCCAACTTGGTATGGACCCTGTCCTAGTAAAAGCTGGCGAAGCAGTAGGCATGTCCACCGAAGTACTCTACAACCTCCTCCCCCATGAACTCACTGTGTGGATTGATCCTGCGGAGGTCTCCTACCGGATTGGTGAGGAAGGTTCCATCTGCGTACTGTATGATGGCAGCGACGATGAAGATTCATCGTCTTCTTCGTCTTCATCCAACATGAGTGACTTATCTTCGTCTCCTCCACAGTACTCTCAGGAACTCTTCAGCACAAGTGCAACTGATTTTGACTTCAATTTCAATAGCCCGATACCTGCCTTCCATTGA